One Nocardioides oleivorans DNA segment encodes these proteins:
- the infA gene encoding translation initiation factor IF-1, with protein sequence MPKKEGVIEIEGTVVEALPNAMFRVELANGHKVLAHISGKMRQHYIRILPEDRVVVELSPYDLTRGRIVYRYK encoded by the coding sequence ATGCCGAAGAAAGAAGGCGTGATCGAGATCGAGGGCACCGTCGTGGAGGCCCTTCCCAACGCCATGTTCCGCGTGGAGCTGGCCAACGGGCACAAGGTGCTCGCGCACATCAGCGGCAAGATGCGACAGCACTACATCCGGATCCTCCCCGAGGACCGGGTCGTGGTGGAGCTCTCGCCGTACGACCTCACGCGAGGTCGCATCGTCTACCGCTACAAGTAA
- the rpmJ gene encoding 50S ribosomal protein L36, with the protein MKVNPSVKPICDKCKVIRRHGRVMVICENPRHKQRQG; encoded by the coding sequence ATGAAGGTCAACCCCAGCGTCAAGCCCATCTGTGACAAGTGCAAGGTCATCCGCCGTCACGGCCGGGTCATGGTCATCTGCGAGAACCCGCGCCACAAGCAGCGGCAGGGCTGA
- a CDS encoding AAA family ATPase yields MTISTEQAEWFKSTFDQLTDNMEKAVLGKRHVVRLALTCLLSEGHVLLEDFPGTGKTMLARALANTVQGSHARIQFTPDLLPSDVTGVTVYDQHKGTFEFHPGPIFHTIVLADEINRASPKTQSALLEVMEEGRVTVDGVAHPVGRPFLVIATQNPIEQAGTYRLPEAQLDRFLMKTSVGYPDRQATVELLNNAAVRDRAALVTPVITAATIAQMSGLADDVYVDPAVIGYVAELAEESRRQPHVKLGLSARGCLAFVRVAKTWAAADGRDHVVPDDIKDLAEPVLSHRVLLDAEAQFSGIDVQTVISRLLDSVAPPTDRIGA; encoded by the coding sequence ATGACGATCAGCACCGAACAGGCCGAGTGGTTCAAGTCCACGTTCGACCAGCTCACCGACAACATGGAGAAGGCCGTCCTCGGCAAGCGCCACGTCGTCCGGCTCGCGCTGACCTGCCTGCTCTCCGAGGGCCACGTCCTCCTCGAGGACTTCCCTGGCACCGGCAAGACGATGCTCGCCCGGGCGCTCGCGAACACCGTGCAGGGGAGCCACGCCCGCATCCAGTTCACACCCGACCTGCTGCCCTCGGACGTCACCGGCGTCACCGTCTACGACCAGCACAAGGGCACCTTCGAGTTCCACCCCGGCCCGATCTTCCACACGATCGTGCTGGCCGACGAGATCAACCGTGCCTCCCCGAAGACCCAGTCGGCGCTCCTCGAGGTGATGGAGGAGGGCCGGGTCACCGTCGACGGCGTCGCTCACCCGGTCGGTCGGCCGTTCCTCGTGATCGCCACCCAGAACCCGATCGAGCAGGCCGGCACCTATCGGCTGCCCGAGGCCCAGCTCGACCGCTTCCTGATGAAGACCTCGGTGGGCTACCCCGACCGGCAGGCGACCGTCGAGCTGCTCAACAACGCCGCCGTCCGCGACCGGGCGGCCCTGGTCACGCCGGTCATCACCGCCGCCACCATCGCCCAGATGAGCGGACTGGCCGACGACGTGTACGTCGACCCCGCCGTGATCGGCTACGTCGCCGAGCTGGCCGAGGAGTCCCGGCGCCAGCCGCACGTCAAGCTGGGCCTGTCCGCCCGCGGCTGCCTGGCCTTCGTCCGCGTGGCCAAGACCTGGGCCGCGGCCGACGGACGCGACCACGTCGTCCCCGACGACATCAAGGACCTCGCCGAGCCGGTGCTCTCGCACCGCGTGCTGCTCGACGCCGAGGCGCAGTTCAGCGGCATCGACGTGCAGACCGTGATCTCCCGCCTGCTCGACTCCGTCGCGCCCCCGACGGACCGCATCGGAGCCTGA
- a CDS encoding transglutaminase-like domain-containing protein: protein MSSRSPGSTGARQATGTRTRVRSHPLLPDRHSWIDIAFTLALVGIALSAFGSSFTGSAYLVVGMLGAVIAVAVTHVTRAAGWPIISAVVICLVVFFLLGGPLCLRSLGDTSVLPGPSTLSRVADQAIFGWKDLLTTLPPIDGDGPLLVLPWMSGMVAGIVGLGLAHLSVRRPWLSALLPVAGLTVVLSGAIVLGVRHPQSLLLQGSVFAGVALAWLAVRARRASASVQGGSTSYVRGVGAVAMLALAAALAFPASAVFARDDRERLVARNWVEPPFDIGQYASPLAGFRKYIDLKGRTDEANVYDKALFEIEGVAPGTLVRFAAMDRYDGMVWGATDDALPGPADDSFQRVSSTIDNPVAGKEVDVSITLDEGYDGVWLPTVGALQSMTFETGDARAKAEVFRYNLATSTAVVPSGLQPGDRYTFTAIEPDTELTPETVASADVTGLPASAAFIQGPTEKWTESAGSSPMARVLAAADHLRTEGKYSDGIGRAQRVYVAGHSVWRLSDEFVNAPQIVGNDEQYAATMALIANAIGVPARVVLGATVPEDGTVTGKDVSAWVELRAADGSWKTLPTSAFMSTTPPADQVPETNTPMSGTVIPPPNPIPPPSDAGEQSDADLKERRATRKDADEEEGLIAGLPGWIGAVLTYVGAPLLLIALLLGAVVALKAVRRHRRRSADSPSARFVGAWRELVDHARDLGQVVPLGPTVTRREQSVGIVSDGAGALARRADSFVFGPSVPEAAAATTYWASVDAERRAMSQGVRRRQRVLAAISLRSLLGTRSRAGADPVTVSDDAPAEAHRPAGLPARLRAALGRRADWRSRRSPD from the coding sequence ATGAGCTCGCGGAGCCCGGGCAGCACCGGCGCCCGGCAGGCCACCGGCACCCGCACGCGGGTCCGCTCGCACCCGCTGCTGCCCGACCGCCACTCGTGGATCGACATCGCCTTCACCCTGGCGCTCGTCGGGATCGCGCTCAGCGCCTTCGGCTCCTCCTTCACCGGCTCGGCCTACCTCGTCGTCGGCATGCTCGGCGCGGTCATCGCCGTGGCCGTCACCCACGTGACCCGCGCCGCGGGCTGGCCGATCATCTCCGCGGTCGTGATCTGCCTGGTCGTGTTCTTCCTGCTCGGCGGACCGTTGTGCCTGCGCTCGCTGGGTGACACCTCGGTGCTGCCCGGCCCCTCGACGCTCTCCCGGGTCGCCGACCAGGCGATCTTCGGCTGGAAGGACCTGCTCACCACCCTCCCGCCGATCGACGGGGACGGGCCCCTCCTGGTGCTGCCCTGGATGTCCGGCATGGTCGCCGGCATCGTCGGGCTCGGCCTGGCCCACCTGTCGGTCCGAAGGCCGTGGCTCTCCGCGCTGCTGCCCGTAGCCGGCCTGACCGTCGTGCTGTCCGGCGCCATCGTCCTCGGCGTACGCCACCCGCAGTCGCTGCTGCTCCAGGGCTCGGTGTTCGCCGGCGTCGCGCTGGCCTGGCTCGCGGTCCGCGCCCGCCGCGCCAGCGCCTCCGTGCAGGGAGGCAGCACGTCGTACGTCCGGGGCGTGGGTGCCGTCGCCATGCTCGCGCTGGCCGCCGCGCTGGCCTTCCCCGCGAGTGCGGTCTTCGCCCGCGACGACCGCGAGCGGCTGGTGGCCCGCAACTGGGTCGAGCCGCCGTTCGACATCGGCCAGTACGCCTCACCGCTCGCGGGGTTCCGCAAGTACATCGACCTCAAGGGCCGCACCGACGAGGCCAACGTCTACGACAAGGCGCTGTTCGAGATCGAGGGCGTCGCACCCGGCACGCTCGTCCGGTTCGCGGCGATGGACCGCTACGACGGCATGGTCTGGGGCGCGACCGACGACGCGCTGCCCGGACCTGCCGACGACTCCTTCCAGCGGGTGTCGTCGACCATCGACAACCCGGTCGCGGGCAAGGAGGTCGACGTCTCCATCACCCTCGACGAGGGCTACGACGGCGTGTGGCTGCCCACCGTGGGCGCGCTCCAGTCGATGACGTTCGAGACCGGCGACGCCCGGGCGAAGGCCGAGGTGTTCCGCTACAACCTCGCCACGTCGACCGCGGTCGTGCCCAGCGGTCTCCAGCCGGGTGACCGCTACACGTTCACGGCGATCGAGCCGGACACCGAGCTGACCCCCGAGACCGTGGCCTCGGCCGACGTGACGGGCCTCCCGGCCAGCGCCGCCTTCATCCAGGGCCCGACCGAGAAGTGGACCGAGTCCGCGGGCTCCTCCCCGATGGCGCGCGTCCTCGCCGCGGCCGACCACCTCAGGACCGAGGGCAAGTACTCCGACGGGATCGGGCGCGCCCAGCGGGTCTACGTCGCCGGCCACAGCGTGTGGAGGCTGTCGGACGAGTTCGTCAACGCGCCCCAGATCGTCGGCAACGACGAGCAGTACGCCGCCACCATGGCGCTGATCGCCAACGCCATCGGCGTCCCGGCCCGGGTCGTGCTCGGCGCGACCGTTCCGGAGGACGGCACGGTCACCGGCAAGGACGTCTCGGCGTGGGTCGAGCTGCGCGCCGCCGACGGGTCGTGGAAGACGCTGCCGACGAGCGCCTTCATGTCGACGACGCCGCCGGCCGACCAGGTCCCCGAGACCAACACCCCCATGTCGGGCACGGTCATCCCGCCGCCCAACCCGATCCCGCCGCCGTCCGACGCGGGGGAGCAGAGCGACGCCGACCTCAAGGAGCGCCGCGCGACCCGCAAGGACGCCGACGAGGAGGAGGGCCTGATCGCCGGTCTCCCCGGATGGATCGGCGCCGTCCTCACCTATGTCGGCGCTCCGCTCCTGCTGATCGCCCTGCTGCTCGGCGCGGTCGTCGCGCTCAAGGCCGTCCGCCGCCACCGCCGGCGCAGCGCCGACTCGCCCTCGGCACGCTTCGTCGGCGCCTGGCGCGAGCTCGTCGACCACGCGCGCGACCTGGGCCAGGTCGTGCCGCTCGGCCCGACCGTGACCCGGCGCGAGCAGTCGGTGGGCATCGTCTCAGACGGGGCCGGTGCGCTGGCCCGGCGCGCGGACAGCTTCGTCTTCGGTCCGAGCGTGCCCGAGGCCGCGGCGGCGACGACGTACTGGGCCTCCGTCGACGCCGAGCGCCGCGCGATGTCGCAGGGCGTACGCCGTCGCCAGCGGGTGCTGGCGGCGATCAGCCTGCGGTCCCTGCTCGGCACGCGTTCCCGGGCGGGTGCCGACCCGGTCACGGTGTCCGACGACGCCCCCGCCGAGGCGCACCGGCCCGCCGGACTGCCGGCCCGCCTCCGCGCGGCCCTGGGCAGGCGTGCAGATTGGCGTTCTCGCAGGTCGCCTGACTAA
- a CDS encoding DUF58 domain-containing protein — protein MRQRLNDALEVIKPIGWLVLGLGLGSLLVASAMQWRELAVLGVACLALIVLALPFLVGRTAVSVDLRLQPERVAAGESVAAGVLVVNRASSRLVPTSLEVPVGSAIHRYGISSLAPGAVHEESFTIRTDRRGVIAVGPAMTRRGDPVGIFSRDVVWTPVREVLVRPHLVPMESLGAGLLRDLEGVSTDAVSQSDLAFHALREYVPGDDLRHIHWRSSAKVMASSGDAALLVRQYLDTRRSHATIVVDDKLSSWADPEDFETAMAVAASIAVRAVLDEFDVSFVCGRHASTGSDGHLALDAVCRAELGHRGIVESGRQASMLAPDTSLAFFVGGRETEFTDLLRSAAAFPPEVRRFGIVVDPEGNSRVTETGGLPVLHLAAKEDLGGLLRWSVR, from the coding sequence ATGCGGCAGCGGTTGAACGACGCGCTCGAGGTCATCAAGCCGATCGGCTGGTTGGTCCTCGGGCTCGGCCTGGGCTCGCTCCTGGTCGCCAGCGCCATGCAGTGGCGCGAGCTGGCGGTCCTCGGTGTGGCGTGCCTGGCGCTGATCGTCCTGGCCCTGCCCTTCCTGGTCGGGCGCACCGCGGTCTCGGTCGACCTCCGGCTCCAGCCCGAGCGGGTGGCGGCGGGGGAGTCGGTCGCTGCCGGGGTGCTCGTGGTCAACCGCGCCTCCTCGCGACTGGTGCCGACCAGCCTCGAGGTGCCGGTCGGCTCGGCCATCCACCGCTACGGCATCAGCTCGCTCGCCCCGGGCGCCGTGCACGAGGAGTCGTTCACCATCCGCACCGACCGACGCGGCGTGATCGCCGTCGGGCCGGCCATGACGCGACGCGGCGACCCGGTCGGCATCTTCTCCCGCGACGTCGTGTGGACGCCCGTGCGCGAGGTGCTCGTCCGTCCGCACCTGGTGCCGATGGAGTCGTTGGGCGCCGGTCTGCTCCGTGACCTCGAAGGCGTCTCGACCGACGCGGTCAGCCAGAGCGACCTGGCCTTCCACGCCCTGCGCGAGTACGTCCCCGGTGACGACCTGCGCCACATCCACTGGCGCTCGTCGGCCAAGGTGATGGCCTCGTCCGGCGACGCGGCGCTGCTCGTGCGCCAGTACCTCGACACCCGTCGCAGCCACGCCACGATCGTGGTCGACGACAAGCTGTCGTCGTGGGCGGACCCCGAGGACTTCGAGACCGCGATGGCCGTCGCCGCCTCCATCGCCGTCCGGGCGGTCCTCGACGAGTTCGACGTCTCGTTCGTGTGCGGTCGTCACGCCTCGACCGGCTCCGACGGGCACCTGGCCCTCGACGCCGTCTGCCGCGCCGAGCTGGGGCACCGCGGGATCGTCGAGTCCGGCCGGCAGGCCAGCATGCTCGCGCCCGACACCAGCCTCGCCTTCTTCGTCGGCGGTCGGGAGACCGAGTTCACCGACCTGCTCCGCTCGGCCGCCGCCTTCCCGCCCGAGGTGCGCCGCTTCGGCATCGTCGTGGATCCCGAGGGCAACAGCCGCGTGACCGAGACCGGCGGCCTGCCGGTCCTGCACCTGGCCGCCAAGGAGGACCTCGGCGGCCTCCTGCGCTGGAGCGTGCGATGA